The Actinomycetota bacterium genome includes a region encoding these proteins:
- the cofH gene encoding 7,8-didemethyl-8-hydroxy-5-deazariboflavin synthase subunit CofH: MTPDLAGATLPDLLALAAEVRDDAHGTRITYSPKVFIPLTQLCRDRCGYCTFAKAPARIESPYLAPDDVLAIARAGAAAGCHEALFTLGERPEARYPVAAAWLAERGYTSTLDYLAAMCRLVVKETGLLPHANAGALFRDELAALRPVSASQGMMLESLDPALDCHRGSPDKTPQRRLATLDAAGELAIPFTTGILVGIGETRAARVDALEAIAASHHRHGHVQEVIVQNFLPKPGTTMHAAPPCPDDVYLEAIALARLVLPPDVHVQAPPNLSEDFGRLLGAGIDDWGGVSPVTPDHVNPERPWPALDRLREVTEAAGFTLAPRLTIYPEMAHAPERWLDPAMQFPVLDRADAEGLGRDDPVWYSGGEGPPPRLLPASPRAGGAVGETLAGVLLGQEPDVDELVALFSARGAEVAAVAEVADDLRRRAVGDVVTWVANRNINYTNICTFKCRFCAFSKGPLSLNLRGDPYLLGIDEIQRRVLEAVDFGATEVCLQGGIHPSFDGDYYIDVCRAVKAVAPAIHVHGFTALEVTEGARRLGEPLAVYLQRLIDVGLKSLPGTAAEILDDEVRAALCPDKIDTEEWLDAHRTAHGVGLRSNITIMFGSIERPVHWARHLVRTRALQKETGGFTEFVPLPFVHMAAPIYLQRKARRGPTFRETLLMHAVARIAYHGWVPNIQVSWVKVGPDGARQVLAAGANDLGGTLMDENISRAAGASHGQRMDERSFGEIVEPLGRPLEQRTTLYGRVEAAA; the protein is encoded by the coding sequence ATGACCCCGGACCTGGCGGGAGCGACCCTCCCGGACCTCCTCGCGCTCGCGGCGGAGGTGCGCGACGACGCCCACGGCACGAGGATCACGTACTCCCCGAAGGTCTTCATCCCGCTGACCCAGCTGTGCCGCGACCGGTGCGGCTACTGCACGTTCGCGAAGGCCCCGGCGCGCATCGAGTCGCCGTACCTCGCTCCCGACGACGTTCTCGCGATCGCGCGCGCGGGTGCCGCGGCTGGATGTCACGAGGCCCTGTTCACCCTGGGCGAGCGCCCGGAGGCGCGCTATCCGGTGGCCGCCGCGTGGTTGGCCGAGCGCGGCTACACCTCGACCCTCGACTACCTCGCCGCCATGTGCCGGCTCGTGGTGAAGGAGACGGGTCTGCTGCCACACGCCAACGCGGGTGCGCTCTTCCGCGACGAGCTGGCGGCGCTGCGGCCGGTGAGCGCGTCGCAGGGCATGATGCTGGAGTCGCTCGACCCCGCGCTCGACTGTCACCGCGGCTCGCCCGACAAGACGCCCCAACGCCGTTTGGCCACGCTCGACGCCGCGGGCGAGCTCGCCATCCCGTTCACCACCGGCATCCTCGTCGGCATCGGCGAGACGCGAGCGGCGCGCGTCGACGCGCTCGAGGCGATCGCGGCCTCGCATCACCGTCACGGCCACGTGCAAGAGGTGATCGTCCAGAACTTCCTGCCCAAGCCCGGCACCACGATGCACGCCGCGCCGCCGTGCCCCGACGATGTGTACCTGGAGGCGATCGCGCTGGCCCGGCTCGTCCTGCCGCCCGACGTGCACGTGCAGGCCCCGCCGAACCTCTCGGAGGACTTCGGCCGCCTGCTGGGCGCGGGCATCGACGACTGGGGCGGCGTGTCGCCGGTGACCCCCGACCACGTCAACCCGGAGCGCCCGTGGCCCGCGCTCGACCGTCTGCGCGAAGTAACCGAGGCGGCCGGCTTCACCCTCGCGCCCCGCCTCACGATCTACCCCGAGATGGCGCACGCTCCCGAGCGCTGGCTCGATCCGGCGATGCAGTTCCCGGTCCTCGACCGCGCCGATGCCGAGGGGTTGGGACGCGACGATCCCGTGTGGTACTCGGGGGGCGAGGGCCCGCCTCCGCGTCTGCTCCCCGCATCTCCGCGCGCCGGCGGCGCGGTCGGCGAGACGCTCGCCGGCGTGCTGTTGGGCCAGGAGCCCGACGTCGACGAGCTCGTCGCGCTGTTCTCGGCGCGGGGGGCCGAGGTGGCGGCGGTCGCCGAGGTGGCAGACGACCTCCGGCGCCGCGCCGTCGGCGATGTCGTCACCTGGGTCGCCAACCGCAACATCAACTACACCAACATCTGCACGTTCAAGTGCCGGTTCTGCGCGTTCTCGAAGGGGCCGCTCTCGCTCAACCTGCGCGGCGATCCCTACCTGCTCGGTATCGACGAGATCCAGCGTCGAGTGCTCGAGGCGGTCGATTTCGGCGCCACCGAGGTCTGCCTCCAGGGCGGCATCCACCCGAGCTTCGACGGCGACTACTACATCGACGTGTGCCGGGCGGTGAAGGCCGTCGCCCCCGCGATCCACGTGCACGGGTTCACCGCGCTGGAGGTCACGGAAGGCGCTCGGCGCCTGGGCGAGCCGTTGGCGGTCTACCTGCAGCGGCTCATCGACGTCGGCCTCAAGAGCCTCCCCGGCACCGCGGCCGAGATCCTCGACGACGAGGTGCGCGCCGCCCTGTGCCCCGACAAGATCGACACCGAGGAGTGGCTCGACGCGCACCGCACCGCCCACGGTGTCGGCCTGCGCTCGAACATCACGATCATGTTCGGCTCGATCGAGCGACCGGTGCACTGGGCCCGTCATCTGGTGCGCACCCGCGCCCTGCAGAAGGAGACCGGGGGCTTCACCGAGTTCGTGCCCCTGCCGTTCGTGCACATGGCGGCTCCGATCTACCTGCAGCGCAAGGCGCGTCGCGGCCCGACCTTTCGCGAGACGCTCCTCATGCACGCGGTCGCACGGATCGCCTATCACGGGTGGGTGCCGAACATCCAGGTGTCGTGGGTGAAGGTGGGCCCCGACGGCGCCCGTCAAGTGCTGGCGGCAGGCGCGAACGACCTCGGCGGCACCCTGATGGACGAGAACATCTCGCGCGCCGCCGGCGCGTCGCACGGCCAGCGCATGGACGAGCGCTCGTTCGGGGAGATCGTCGAGCCCCTCGGCCGTCCGCTCGAGCAGCGGACGACGCTGTACGGCCGGGTGGAGGCGGCGGCCTGA
- a CDS encoding DUF2236 domain-containing protein, whose translation MIRRVDGESVLLLGGGRALLMQLAHPMVAAAVAEHSGFHADPFARLQRTLEASFAIVFGTTEQARAAAASVRSVHEHVVGDGYRADDPALLMWVHATLVDTALRVHERFLRPLPAADAERYYDESTVVAELLGVPRAAQPPDLEAFRAYVRGCIATLEVSDTARRLARDVLHPRLPWPVAPVAELGRQITVGLLPAPLRDQYGLGWDGHRRRALLLAGLGSRLVLPRVPGLIRRVH comes from the coding sequence GTGATTCGCCGAGTCGACGGCGAGAGCGTCCTCCTCCTCGGCGGCGGGCGGGCGCTGCTTATGCAGCTCGCGCACCCGATGGTTGCGGCCGCCGTCGCCGAGCACAGCGGCTTCCACGCCGACCCGTTCGCCCGGTTGCAGCGCACGCTCGAGGCATCGTTCGCGATCGTGTTCGGCACGACCGAGCAGGCTCGTGCCGCCGCCGCGTCGGTGCGCTCGGTGCACGAGCACGTCGTCGGCGACGGCTACCGCGCCGACGACCCCGCGCTGTTGATGTGGGTGCACGCGACCCTCGTCGACACCGCGCTGCGGGTCCACGAGCGGTTCCTCCGGCCCCTCCCGGCCGCGGACGCCGAGCGCTACTACGACGAGTCGACCGTGGTCGCCGAGCTGCTCGGCGTGCCCCGCGCCGCACAACCACCTGACCTCGAGGCGTTCCGTGCCTACGTGCGCGGGTGCATCGCGACCCTGGAAGTCAGCGACACCGCTCGGCGCCTGGCCCGCGACGTCCTGCATCCCCGCCTGCCGTGGCCGGTCGCGCCCGTGGCCGAGCTCGGGCGGCAGATCACCGTCGGGCTCCTCCCGGCGCCGCTGCGCGACCAGTACGGCCTGGGGTGGGACGGGCACCGCCGCCGGGCCCTGCTGCTGGCCGGGTTGGGCTCTCGCCTCGTGCTGCCCCGCGTGCCCGGGCTCATCCGGCGCGTCCACTGA
- a CDS encoding TIGR00730 family Rossman fold protein yields the protein MKSERLPRHRTGDPDLDRRLVELLDAAGVEPNRDQLFEILSSVVRLAQDGAERLNLKITNAALKEMRSAFKVFAPYQNTPKVTIFGSARTLPDDPLYAQTRDLAAALASRGWMVVTGAGPGIMAAGAEGAGLEHSLGVNIRLPFEQGANPFIEADTHLVEMKYFFTRKLMLLKESAGFAVLPGGFGTLDEAFELLTLLQTGKAVPAPIVLLEVPGGTYWHAWERFITEVAARGLVDADDVAFYRITDDVTTAVDELTGFYRNYHSIRYVGDRLVVRMRVAPTTEELAQLDADFADIRTTGHLEATTALPPEVADDDVVDLPRVVLHFDRLAHGRLRAFIDALNRLQG from the coding sequence ATGAAGTCCGAGCGCCTGCCCCGCCACCGCACCGGCGATCCCGATCTCGACCGTCGTCTCGTCGAGCTGCTCGACGCGGCGGGCGTCGAGCCGAACCGCGATCAGCTGTTCGAGATCCTGAGCTCGGTGGTGCGCCTCGCCCAGGACGGCGCCGAGCGGCTCAACCTGAAGATCACCAACGCCGCGCTGAAGGAGATGCGCAGCGCCTTCAAGGTGTTCGCGCCGTACCAGAACACGCCGAAGGTGACGATCTTCGGGTCCGCGCGCACGCTTCCCGACGACCCGCTGTACGCGCAGACCCGCGACCTCGCCGCCGCGCTCGCCTCGCGTGGGTGGATGGTCGTCACGGGCGCGGGGCCGGGCATCATGGCCGCGGGTGCAGAGGGCGCGGGTCTCGAGCACTCGCTGGGAGTCAACATCCGCCTGCCCTTCGAGCAGGGTGCAAACCCGTTCATCGAGGCCGACACCCATCTCGTCGAGATGAAGTACTTCTTCACGCGCAAGCTCATGCTCCTGAAGGAGTCGGCCGGGTTCGCCGTCCTCCCCGGCGGCTTCGGGACGCTCGACGAGGCCTTCGAGCTGTTGACGCTCCTCCAGACCGGCAAGGCCGTGCCCGCGCCGATCGTGCTCCTCGAGGTGCCCGGAGGCACCTATTGGCACGCGTGGGAGCGCTTCATCACCGAGGTCGCGGCGCGCGGGCTGGTCGACGCGGACGACGTCGCCTTCTACCGCATCACCGACGATGTCACGACCGCGGTCGACGAGCTCACCGGCTTCTACCGCAACTACCACTCCATCCGGTACGTCGGCGACCGCCTCGTCGTGCGCATGCGCGTCGCTCCGACCACCGAGGAGCTGGCGCAGCTCGACGCGGACTTCGCCGACATCCGCACGACCGGCCACCTCGAGGCCACGACCGCGCTGCCGCCCGAGGTCGCGGACGACGACGTCGTCGACCTCCCGCGCGTCGTGCTGCACTTCGACCGTCTCGCCCACGGACGTCTCCGGGCGTTCATCGACGCCCTCAACCGCCTGCAGGGTTAG
- a CDS encoding (Fe-S)-binding protein has product MTLTGARLRVDDDELVACVACGLCLPHCPTYRVTGEESASPRGRIAAMRAVHFDGRPLDDDFTRFMDLCVQCRACEAVCPSSVPFGHLMEGARDTLARETRYQPWWRRAGYRILGHHRLLLAASTALAVAQRARVVPRRLGLPRLPLRRTTLAPTGTDVWLFTGCVMDAWMRPVHASVVRVLTAAGAGVALPGAGADCCGALHAHAGLLDDARALARRVMSSMPGDAPVLVDSAGCGAALEDYRHLVGTREAERFAARVQDVSEWLAPRIDQLPAAPRHRRPTVAVQDPCHLQHVQKAHQHVRTVLRPFVDVVELDDEGLCCGAGGAYAAQHPELAGAIRDRKVGAIRRSGATVVASANPGCVMHLAAAGLVVRHPFELIDDALGGPGAG; this is encoded by the coding sequence ATGACTCTCACTGGCGCACGCTTGCGCGTCGACGACGACGAGCTGGTGGCGTGCGTGGCGTGCGGGCTGTGCCTGCCGCACTGTCCCACCTATCGGGTCACCGGCGAGGAGTCCGCGTCGCCGCGTGGGCGCATCGCGGCGATGCGCGCCGTCCACTTCGACGGCCGCCCGCTCGACGACGACTTCACCCGTTTCATGGACCTGTGCGTGCAGTGCCGTGCGTGTGAAGCCGTGTGCCCGTCGTCGGTGCCGTTCGGCCACCTGATGGAGGGCGCGCGCGACACCCTCGCCCGGGAGACGCGCTACCAGCCGTGGTGGCGGCGGGCGGGCTACCGCATCCTCGGGCACCACCGCCTCCTCCTCGCGGCGTCGACCGCGCTCGCGGTCGCCCAGCGAGCCCGCGTCGTCCCCCGCCGGCTCGGTCTGCCGCGCCTGCCCTTGCGCCGCACCACGCTCGCGCCCACCGGCACCGATGTCTGGCTGTTCACCGGATGTGTGATGGACGCGTGGATGCGGCCGGTGCACGCCTCGGTGGTGCGCGTGCTCACCGCGGCGGGCGCGGGGGTGGCCCTGCCCGGCGCGGGAGCGGACTGCTGCGGCGCGCTGCACGCCCACGCCGGGCTGCTCGACGACGCGCGTGCCCTCGCCCGTCGGGTGATGTCGTCGATGCCGGGGGATGCGCCCGTGCTCGTCGACTCCGCCGGTTGCGGCGCCGCGCTCGAGGACTACAGGCACCTGGTCGGCACCCGCGAGGCCGAGCGCTTCGCGGCGCGCGTGCAGGACGTGAGCGAGTGGCTCGCGCCTCGCATCGACCAACTGCCGGCGGCCCCGCGTCATCGACGCCCGACGGTGGCCGTGCAGGATCCCTGTCACCTGCAGCACGTGCAGAAGGCGCACCAGCACGTGCGAACCGTGCTGCGACCGTTCGTCGACGTGGTCGAGCTGGACGACGAGGGCCTCTGCTGCGGCGCGGGTGGTGCCTACGCTGCACAGCATCCCGAGCTCGCAGGCGCGATCCGCGACCGCAAGGTCGGCGCCATCCGCCGGAGTGGCGCGACCGTGGTGGCGAGCGCCAACCCCGGGTGCGTGATGCACCTCGCCGCTGCGGGGCTCGTCGTGCGGCACCCCTTCGAGCTGATCGACGACGCGTTGGGAGGACCCGGTGCCGGGTGA
- a CDS encoding FAD-binding protein: protein MDLTAFAEAVGTEGPVTAVGGRTQWDVGGAVAPGTREVRAPEGILEYEPGEMTVRCGAATTVREVDEVVGAHGQLVALPDEAGATVGGVLAVGRSGVRRLGYGPARDVLLEARYVSAEGTLVKAGGPTVKNVSGFDLCRLLVGSLGTIGLLGEVRLRCRPRPARSQWFAGEVDPFALHRELYRPTSILWDGSMTWVLLEGHPVDVDDQARLARLAPVDGPPAVPAEGRRSLRPSELRALTGAFVAEIGVGIVHLPHPVDPPAPAALDLHRRIKAAFDPTGRLNPGRQA, encoded by the coding sequence ATGGATCTGACCGCGTTCGCCGAGGCGGTCGGCACCGAGGGCCCGGTGACGGCCGTGGGCGGACGCACGCAATGGGACGTCGGTGGTGCGGTCGCCCCCGGCACGCGCGAGGTGCGCGCCCCCGAAGGCATCCTCGAGTACGAGCCGGGCGAGATGACCGTCCGGTGCGGTGCGGCCACGACCGTGCGCGAGGTCGACGAGGTCGTGGGGGCGCACGGGCAGCTCGTGGCGTTGCCCGATGAGGCGGGCGCGACGGTCGGCGGCGTCTTGGCCGTCGGCCGGAGCGGAGTGCGGCGTCTGGGCTACGGCCCGGCGCGCGACGTTCTGCTCGAGGCGCGCTACGTGTCGGCCGAGGGCACGCTCGTCAAGGCGGGTGGCCCGACGGTGAAGAACGTGAGCGGCTTCGACCTCTGCCGCCTGCTCGTCGGCTCGCTCGGCACCATCGGCCTGCTCGGCGAGGTGCGCCTGCGGTGCCGGCCCCGACCCGCCCGCTCGCAGTGGTTCGCCGGTGAGGTCGACCCGTTCGCGCTCCACCGGGAGCTGTACCGTCCGACGTCGATCCTGTGGGACGGCTCCATGACATGGGTGTTGCTCGAGGGTCATCCGGTCGACGTCGACGACCAGGCCCGCCTCGCCCGGCTGGCGCCGGTCGACGGACCGCCGGCGGTGCCCGCCGAGGGCCGGCGGTCGCTGCGCCCGTCGGAGCTGCGGGCGCTCACGGGGGCCTTCGTCGCGGAGATCGGCGTCGGCATCGTGCACCTCCCGCACCCGGTCGACCCGCCTGCTCCGGCTGCGCTCGACCTGCACCGCCGGATCAAGGCCGCGTTCGACCCGACGGGCCGGCTCAACCCGGGCCGTCAAGCGTGA
- a CDS encoding FAD-binding protein, with the protein MAPVDTALVGDLRAALAPDRVRVGALELDLYARDAGAISGHAEVVCFPLTAEEVQAAVRVARAHGRPFVPRGSGTGLAGGAVPVGDPVVIVTTKMTRVLSIDEDERMAWVEPGVLNLDLTRAVAHLGLHYAPDPSSQQSCSVGGNVATNSGGPHCLLYGVTSAHVLAIEVCLPDGSLALLGGLDAEPFGYDLRGAFVGSEGTMGIATRIAVRLTPDPPAVRTLLLDFTSVEDAAATVSAIIAAGHVPAALEMMDAEITRAVEDFVHAGFPRDAAAVLLVEVDGLPAGTDAAAQEVGEIGRAHGARTVRVAADEAERALLWKGRKSAFGAIARIAPNYYLHDAVVPRTRLVEVMRAVYEIAARHELMMMNVFHAGDGNLHPLIVFDRRTPGVMERVMAAGDAIITACVEAGGVLSGEHGIGLEKRDLMPLLFSAADLDAQARLRDVFDPDGVSNPTKVLPAGSRCGDLQRVPEGVWI; encoded by the coding sequence TTGGCCCCGGTGGACACGGCTCTCGTCGGTGACCTGCGTGCCGCGCTCGCACCCGATCGCGTCCGGGTGGGCGCGCTGGAGCTGGATCTCTACGCGCGCGACGCGGGAGCGATCTCGGGCCACGCCGAGGTGGTCTGCTTCCCGCTCACGGCCGAGGAGGTGCAGGCGGCGGTGCGCGTCGCCCGGGCGCACGGACGCCCGTTCGTGCCGCGGGGGTCGGGCACCGGGCTCGCCGGTGGGGCGGTGCCCGTCGGCGATCCGGTCGTGATCGTCACCACCAAGATGACGCGCGTGCTCTCGATCGACGAGGACGAACGGATGGCATGGGTCGAGCCGGGTGTCCTGAACCTCGACCTCACGCGAGCGGTCGCCCATCTCGGGCTGCACTACGCGCCCGATCCCTCGAGTCAGCAGTCCTGCTCGGTGGGCGGCAACGTGGCCACCAACTCCGGAGGCCCGCACTGCCTTCTCTACGGGGTGACGAGCGCCCACGTGCTGGCCATCGAGGTGTGTCTGCCCGACGGGTCGCTCGCGCTCCTGGGCGGCCTCGACGCCGAGCCTTTCGGCTATGACCTGCGCGGCGCGTTCGTGGGCAGCGAGGGAACGATGGGCATCGCCACCCGGATCGCGGTGCGCCTCACGCCCGACCCGCCCGCGGTGCGCACGCTCCTGCTCGACTTCACGTCGGTCGAGGACGCCGCTGCGACCGTGTCCGCGATCATCGCGGCGGGTCACGTTCCGGCCGCGCTCGAGATGATGGACGCCGAGATCACGCGCGCGGTCGAGGACTTCGTGCACGCGGGCTTCCCCCGCGATGCCGCGGCCGTGCTGCTCGTGGAGGTCGACGGGCTACCTGCCGGCACGGACGCGGCCGCGCAGGAGGTGGGCGAGATCGGCCGGGCCCACGGGGCACGCACCGTGCGCGTCGCCGCGGACGAGGCCGAGCGGGCGCTGCTCTGGAAGGGGCGCAAGTCGGCCTTCGGCGCCATCGCCCGCATCGCCCCCAACTACTACCTGCACGACGCGGTGGTGCCGCGCACCCGCCTGGTGGAGGTGATGCGCGCGGTGTACGAGATCGCGGCGCGCCACGAGCTGATGATGATGAACGTCTTCCACGCCGGCGACGGCAACCTGCACCCGTTGATCGTCTTCGACCGGCGCACGCCGGGCGTGATGGAGCGGGTGATGGCGGCGGGCGACGCGATCATCACCGCGTGCGTCGAAGCGGGTGGGGTGCTGTCCGGCGAGCACGGCATCGGTCTCGAGAAGCGCGATCTCATGCCGCTCCTGTTCTCGGCCGCCGACCTCGACGCGCAGGCGCGCCTGCGCGACGTGTTCGATCCCGACGGTGTGTCGAACCCGACGAAGGTGTTGCCCGCGGGCTCGCGCTGCGGCGACCTCCAGCGGGTGCCCGAGGGCGTATGGATCTGA
- a CDS encoding M20 family dipeptidase — protein sequence MRARHAGHRREPCPPGPTYLRGGHSPRFSVRSSTVTVDERTTNPGGRHECRARGAIDDKGQVLYELEAVRGLLRRDGALPVNVKFVVEGEEEVGSPHFEVLLRRERARLACDVVVVSDTSMWSLDVPSTCVGMRGLVAFDVELRSATADLHSGVYGGSVPNPSHHISRLVASLHDSEGRIAIPGFYEDVRPLSDAERSSFARLPFRDAEWMAEAGVRRLEGEAGRSTLERVWSRPTCDVVGIGVGYTGDGTRGGFKVTFRLVPDQHPERVAASFRSWLAEMVPDGIDARVTPIGAVAPALTPVDHPAVGALTRAIGRVWGTPPLFTREGGSGPEEALGRVLDAPVLFLGVGLPGDRIHAPNERMVMSQFWKGLLAAGELWRELAATAH from the coding sequence GTGCGAGCGCGGCACGCAGGTCACCGACGAGAGCCGTGTCCACCGGGGCCAACCTACCTGCGGGGCGGGCATTCGCCTCGCTTCTCGGTGCGCTCATCCACCGTCACGGTGGATGAGCGCACCACGAATCCCGGTGGGCGCCACGAGTGCCGGGCGCGGGGCGCCATCGACGACAAGGGCCAGGTGCTGTACGAGCTGGAGGCCGTCCGCGGCCTCCTGCGCCGTGACGGTGCGCTCCCGGTCAACGTGAAGTTCGTCGTCGAAGGCGAGGAGGAGGTGGGCTCGCCGCACTTCGAGGTGCTGTTGCGGCGGGAGCGGGCCCGACTGGCCTGCGACGTCGTCGTCGTGTCCGACACCAGCATGTGGTCGCTCGACGTCCCCTCCACGTGCGTCGGCATGCGCGGCCTGGTCGCGTTCGATGTCGAGCTGCGCAGCGCGACGGCCGATCTCCATTCGGGTGTCTACGGCGGCTCGGTGCCCAACCCCTCTCACCACATCTCCCGACTGGTCGCGTCGCTGCACGACTCCGAGGGCCGGATTGCGATCCCCGGCTTCTACGAAGACGTACGTCCCCTCAGCGACGCCGAGCGATCGTCGTTCGCCCGGCTGCCGTTCCGGGACGCCGAGTGGATGGCCGAGGCCGGCGTGCGGCGGCTCGAGGGCGAGGCGGGTCGCTCCACGCTCGAGCGCGTGTGGTCGCGCCCGACCTGCGACGTCGTCGGCATCGGGGTCGGCTACACGGGCGACGGCACGCGCGGCGGCTTCAAGGTGACGTTCCGCCTCGTTCCCGATCAGCACCCCGAGAGGGTCGCGGCGTCCTTCCGCTCGTGGCTCGCGGAGATGGTGCCCGACGGCATCGACGCGCGCGTCACGCCCATCGGCGCGGTGGCACCGGCGCTCACACCCGTCGACCATCCCGCGGTCGGCGCGCTGACGCGCGCCATCGGGCGCGTGTGGGGCACACCACCGCTGTTCACCCGCGAGGGCGGAAGCGGCCCGGAGGAAGCGCTCGGTCGGGTGCTCGACGCACCGGTCCTCTTCCTCGGGGTGGGGCTGCCGGGCGATCGCATCCACGCGCCCAACGAGCGCATGGTGATGAGCCAGTTCTGGAAGGGGCTCCTCGCGGCGGGCGAGCTGTGGCGCGAGCTCGCGGCGACGGCGCACTAG
- a CDS encoding maleylpyruvate isomerase family mycothiol-dependent enzyme encodes MRSRSPSSRTPPCGAQSSLERGPKRSGGPQLHRNRAVQQPRHEDGAPVSEDRSAAAAATRAVLDDFEAEQRDLEALLRDLAGTEWSRPTPAVGWDVRDQVSHLADTEELAHDTATGGVRQINVEVEQYPSGDAFTLAGCLRGRAMTPAEVLDWWTGAAARNRAALRGLDPAARVPWGLGMGLRAFGAARIMEHWAHGLDIRAAVGRPGADTRRLHHVAWIGARALPYALSVAGVDPPPGRTLRFDLVDPEGADWSFGPDDATDRISGPMGEWCRLAVQRIGRDGTKALRSHGALADLALENARAFL; translated from the coding sequence ATGCGAAGCCGGTCGCCTTCCTCCCGCACCCCACCGTGCGGCGCTCAGTCAAGTCTTGAGCGAGGACCGAAGCGCAGCGGAGGACCGCAGCTCCATCGGAACAGGGCGGTGCAGCAGCCGAGGCACGAGGATGGTGCACCGGTGAGCGAGGATCGAAGCGCAGCGGCCGCCGCGACTCGCGCGGTGCTCGACGACTTCGAAGCCGAGCAGCGCGACCTCGAGGCCCTGCTCCGCGACCTCGCCGGCACCGAGTGGTCGCGCCCGACGCCGGCGGTGGGTTGGGACGTGCGCGACCAGGTGTCGCACCTCGCCGACACCGAGGAGCTGGCCCACGACACCGCGACGGGCGGCGTGCGGCAGATCAACGTCGAGGTCGAGCAGTACCCGTCGGGCGACGCCTTCACGCTGGCCGGCTGCCTCCGGGGCCGGGCGATGACGCCGGCCGAGGTGCTCGACTGGTGGACCGGCGCCGCGGCGCGCAACCGCGCCGCCCTCCGGGGGCTCGATCCCGCCGCGCGCGTGCCGTGGGGCCTCGGGATGGGCCTCCGGGCCTTCGGGGCGGCGCGGATCATGGAGCACTGGGCCCACGGCCTCGACATCCGGGCCGCGGTCGGTCGTCCGGGCGCCGACACCCGACGGCTGCACCACGTGGCGTGGATCGGCGCCCGGGCGCTCCCCTACGCGTTGTCGGTCGCCGGCGTCGATCCCCCACCCGGCCGCACGCTGCGGTTCGACCTCGTCGACCCCGAGGGCGCCGACTGGTCGTTCGGCCCCGACGACGCCACCGACCGCATCTCGGGCCCCATGGGTGAGTGGTGCCGGCTGGCGGTCCAGCGGATCGGCCGGGACGGGACAAAAGCGCTCAGGTCGCACGGCGCATTGGCCGACCTAGCTCTCGAGAACGCGCGTGCGTTCCTGTAG